The Pseudomonas asiatica genome has a segment encoding these proteins:
- a CDS encoding OprD family porin, giving the protein MSRTVFRGATCGLLCGWLPVAGAAGFIDDGKLKLQLRNVYFNENFRDEQGMSARAAATAKSERVEWAQGFLLDYQSGFTQGPLGLGLDALGLVGVRLDSGRGRSGTGLLPVHDDGRAADEFASAGVTAKARLGQTIVKHGTLLPKTPVLVYNDARLLPQTYQGTQLTSTDVDGLTLTAGHLDRFKQRDSSDSTGLFLDGYSGSESGDFSFAGADYAASKQLRLSYFHGQLEHFYRQDYLGLIHDLPLAGGVLTTDLRYFKSRDSGAAHGGQIDNDMFSGQLSYTHSGHTVGAGYQVLDGEAGLPYISGATVYSFSNVGIGKFIEEEEKTWMASYAYNFAAAGVPGLTFMARYLSGDNGRSADAGLSEWERDVELAYVVQSGPVKGLGVKLRNYVYRSDFSRGRDSNRIYLTYDIAIW; this is encoded by the coding sequence ATGTCCCGAACTGTTTTCCGTGGGGCCACCTGTGGCCTGCTCTGCGGCTGGCTGCCTGTGGCCGGCGCTGCCGGATTCATCGACGACGGCAAGCTCAAGCTGCAGCTGCGCAACGTTTACTTCAACGAAAACTTCCGCGACGAACAAGGCATGAGCGCCCGCGCTGCTGCAACTGCAAAGAGCGAGCGTGTGGAATGGGCACAGGGTTTTCTGCTCGACTACCAATCAGGGTTCACCCAAGGCCCGCTGGGGCTGGGGCTCGATGCCCTGGGGCTTGTAGGCGTACGGCTCGATTCGGGCCGCGGGCGCAGCGGTACCGGCTTGCTGCCGGTGCATGACGATGGCCGTGCCGCGGACGAGTTCGCCAGTGCCGGTGTGACGGCCAAGGCGCGACTGGGGCAGACCATCGTCAAGCATGGCACCTTGCTGCCCAAGACACCGGTGCTGGTGTACAACGATGCGCGATTGTTGCCGCAGACCTACCAGGGTACGCAGCTGACCAGTACTGATGTCGATGGCCTGACCCTGACCGCCGGCCACCTGGACCGTTTCAAGCAGCGGGACTCCTCCGACAGCACCGGCCTGTTCCTGGATGGTTACAGTGGCAGCGAGTCTGGCGATTTCAGCTTTGCCGGGGCCGACTATGCCGCCAGCAAGCAGCTGCGCTTGAGCTATTTCCACGGCCAGCTCGAACACTTCTATCGCCAGGATTACCTAGGCCTGATCCACGACCTGCCGTTGGCCGGCGGTGTATTGACCACCGACTTGCGCTATTTCAAGAGCCGCGACAGCGGGGCCGCTCATGGTGGTCAGATAGACAATGACATGTTCAGTGGGCAGCTGTCCTATACCCACTCCGGGCACACTGTCGGTGCCGGTTACCAGGTGCTCGACGGCGAGGCAGGGCTGCCATACATCAGCGGCGCGACGGTCTACTCGTTCAGTAACGTTGGCATCGGCAAGTTCATCGAGGAGGAAGAGAAAACCTGGATGGCCAGCTATGCCTACAACTTTGCTGCGGCCGGTGTCCCCGGGCTGACCTTCATGGCGCGCTACCTGAGCGGGGACAACGGTCGCTCGGCTGATGCCGGGCTCAGCGAGTGGGAGCGTGACGTGGAGCTTGCCTATGTGGTGCAATCCGGGCCTGTGAAAGGTCTGGGTGTGAAGCTTCGCAACTACGTCTACCGCTCTGACTTTTCCCGAGGGCGCGACAGCAACCGGATCTACCTGACCTACGATATTGCGATCTGGTAA
- a CDS encoding DMT family transporter: protein MQSHFGKGVLFALCAAALNATIGVLSKVLMNSGFSSSSIALIKTVLGCLLLSALLLFLKRPLHTAKWFHAAVCAFLGIFVLFHFETSAYSHYAAAGVVVILMASASISSIILGRIVLKDPITANATVGAGLTIAGIAVIFGADLEQGFTLQGAVLASIGGCGYGAFSVAMKRMGVSGGLHFTRQLLFFGSLYLLMPAATDGFNIGELSLVAVMALLALAALPTILGFFCTTKAIEYLKPSQVQALELTEPLFAALLAFVVLNEVPRDTLYLGAGLILFGLCFSNELIRLGKKAPQPSKA from the coding sequence ATGCAATCTCATTTCGGCAAAGGCGTACTCTTTGCACTCTGCGCCGCTGCATTGAATGCAACGATCGGCGTACTCAGCAAAGTGTTGATGAACAGTGGATTCAGCTCCAGCAGCATCGCCCTGATAAAAACAGTCCTCGGCTGCCTGTTGCTGTCAGCATTGCTCCTGTTTCTAAAGCGGCCCCTGCATACGGCCAAGTGGTTCCATGCTGCCGTTTGCGCATTTCTCGGCATTTTTGTGTTGTTCCACTTTGAAACCTCGGCCTATAGCCATTACGCCGCGGCAGGCGTCGTGGTGATCCTGATGGCAAGCGCGTCCATATCTTCGATAATACTGGGGCGAATAGTTCTCAAGGACCCGATCACCGCCAACGCGACGGTAGGCGCCGGTTTGACCATAGCTGGCATTGCCGTGATTTTTGGCGCCGACCTGGAACAAGGCTTTACGCTGCAAGGTGCAGTGCTCGCTTCGATCGGAGGCTGCGGTTATGGCGCATTTTCGGTTGCCATGAAGCGCATGGGCGTTTCCGGGGGGCTGCATTTCACTCGGCAACTATTGTTTTTCGGCAGCCTCTACCTGCTGATGCCGGCTGCAACCGATGGGTTCAACATTGGCGAGCTGTCGCTGGTGGCGGTCATGGCACTGCTGGCGCTGGCCGCGTTGCCGACCATCCTCGGCTTCTTCTGTACCACCAAGGCCATCGAATACCTGAAACCCTCGCAAGTCCAGGCGCTGGAGCTGACCGAGCCGCTGTTTGCCGCACTGCTGGCGTTCGTGGTGCTCAATGAAGTACCGCGGGACACGTTGTACCTGGGGGCCGGGCTGATTCTCTTCGGCCTGTGCTTCTCCAATGAGCTGATCCGACTGGGCAAGAAAGCGCCACAGCCGTCCAAAGCATGA
- a CDS encoding sensor domain-containing diguanylate cyclase has protein sequence MKRDIHLVVLLLSVIGCSLASLTLWKVMASRERALEDVNVHGLNLTQALSTYSEGIVRQSSMLLLGLVERLETEGAGPAQIERLDQLVKRQQPLMPPMSGIMIYARDGRWLMSSNQPTPVGANSSDRAFFIHHRDDPSRDPFIGLPIRSRVNQEWVITISRRFNDDHGEFAGVVAMTLGVENFLQLFGKLDVGHDGAIGLAYTDGSMLVRYPFREQDMGRNFSKSPIFTKYLVDQPAGTASFTSSLDGVERLYAFRKSDKLPLVTTVALGKQEALSAWRLEALLSSLVVAALLVLIGAIGWLLIRAMSRRSAVESELRLTQQQLLESNQQLESLAMHDALTGLANRRCFDEALTQEIRTAHRNGTTLALLMIDIDHFKRYNDTYGHPAGDACLQQMAALLSSCIRRPRDLLARYGGEELAVILPDTDNDGAVVVARLMLERLALQPIPHEGSPFGHVTASIGIACADGAALESPPSLIERADRALYIAKQAGRNRLHVDRAKA, from the coding sequence GTGAAGCGTGACATCCACCTCGTTGTGCTACTGCTATCGGTCATCGGTTGCTCTCTCGCATCGTTAACGCTGTGGAAGGTCATGGCTTCTCGCGAGCGCGCCCTGGAAGACGTCAATGTCCATGGCCTGAACCTGACCCAGGCACTGTCCACCTATTCGGAAGGTATCGTCCGGCAGAGCTCGATGCTGCTGCTCGGCCTGGTCGAGCGCCTGGAAACCGAGGGCGCCGGGCCTGCGCAGATCGAACGTCTGGATCAACTGGTAAAGCGCCAGCAACCATTGATGCCGCCGATGAGCGGCATCATGATCTACGCCAGGGACGGACGCTGGCTGATGTCATCCAACCAGCCGACACCCGTCGGTGCCAACAGCAGCGATCGAGCCTTTTTCATCCACCACCGTGACGACCCATCCCGCGACCCCTTCATCGGCCTGCCAATCCGTAGCCGCGTCAACCAGGAATGGGTGATCACCATCAGCCGGCGGTTCAACGATGACCACGGCGAGTTCGCCGGCGTTGTCGCCATGACGCTTGGCGTGGAGAACTTCCTGCAGCTTTTCGGCAAACTGGATGTCGGCCATGACGGTGCCATCGGGCTGGCCTACACCGACGGTTCCATGCTGGTGCGCTACCCATTTCGGGAACAGGACATGGGGCGCAACTTTTCGAAGTCGCCCATCTTTACCAAGTATCTCGTTGACCAGCCAGCGGGCACCGCATCGTTCACCTCCAGCCTGGACGGCGTGGAGCGCCTCTATGCGTTTCGCAAGAGCGACAAGCTACCCCTGGTGACAACGGTCGCGCTGGGCAAGCAGGAAGCACTCTCGGCCTGGCGGCTCGAGGCGCTGCTGTCGTCACTGGTGGTCGCTGCGCTGCTGGTACTGATCGGGGCCATTGGCTGGCTGCTGATTCGCGCCATGAGCCGGCGCAGTGCGGTCGAAAGCGAGCTTCGACTGACCCAGCAGCAGTTGCTGGAGAGCAATCAACAACTCGAAAGCCTGGCGATGCACGATGCGCTCACGGGGCTTGCCAACCGGCGCTGCTTTGACGAGGCGCTGACCCAGGAAATCCGCACCGCCCATCGAAACGGCACCACGCTGGCTTTGCTGATGATCGACATCGATCATTTCAAACGCTACAACGACACCTATGGGCATCCGGCTGGCGACGCCTGCCTGCAGCAGATGGCTGCCCTGCTCTCTTCCTGCATCCGCCGCCCTCGCGACCTGCTGGCACGCTACGGGGGTGAGGAACTTGCCGTGATCCTGCCCGATACCGACAACGACGGAGCGGTCGTCGTCGCCAGGCTGATGCTCGAGCGCCTGGCCTTGCAACCTATCCCTCACGAAGGCAGCCCTTTCGGGCATGTGACCGCCAGTATCGGCATCGCCTGCGCCGATGGAGCGGCCCTCGAAAGCCCGCCATCGCTGATTGAACGCGCCGACCGGGCGCTCTACATCGCCAAGCAGGCGGGCCGCAATCGCCTGCATGTCGACCGGGCGAAGGCATAA
- a CDS encoding SDR family oxidoreductase, with amino-acid sequence MSVECFVTGGSGFVGQHLLARLTATGHKTWVLMRNPENIEHLKAQVGQLGGNPAYINAVEGDISRDGLGLSETGRQCVASVAVVFHLAAQFTWGLTMEQARAVNVQGALRVARLAASQRIRLLMVGGYMLQNLTHLSSIGVDHERPQNTNWPAVYGRVGGYEGSKLESHFAVIRYMQEAGADYTIVHPATVCGHSESGHIPQGQPLADLIRNLALGRFKAVPGSARHWLPLVSVDYLVKMMTCVAFDPSMANRQVLALYEHTPNLQGMLEQLAQTLDIKPPRRHVPIGLLKWLLAIPGLATRFSISTESLNFIQTQRFDMSDSQQLERKYQLAHPDMARTLEKTVRYVQGYLPSRHVHTSAKPGGR; translated from the coding sequence ATGAGCGTGGAATGCTTCGTTACCGGCGGCAGTGGGTTTGTCGGCCAACACCTACTGGCCCGTCTTACTGCGACAGGGCACAAGACCTGGGTGCTCATGCGCAACCCTGAAAATATCGAACACCTCAAAGCGCAAGTAGGCCAACTGGGAGGTAACCCTGCATATATAAATGCAGTTGAAGGAGACATCAGCAGGGATGGACTTGGACTCAGCGAAACAGGCAGGCAATGCGTAGCTTCAGTCGCTGTGGTCTTCCACCTCGCGGCGCAGTTTACCTGGGGCCTGACAATGGAGCAGGCCCGCGCAGTCAATGTACAAGGTGCGCTGAGAGTCGCCAGGCTCGCGGCGAGCCAGCGTATCCGCTTGCTGATGGTGGGCGGCTATATGCTGCAGAACCTTACCCATCTTTCAAGTATCGGGGTTGATCACGAGCGCCCTCAAAACACCAATTGGCCCGCAGTCTACGGTCGTGTGGGTGGCTACGAAGGCAGCAAGCTGGAGTCCCATTTTGCAGTCATCCGCTACATGCAGGAGGCAGGCGCGGATTACACGATCGTTCATCCTGCTACGGTGTGTGGCCATAGCGAGAGCGGGCATATCCCTCAAGGGCAACCTCTGGCCGACCTCATTCGAAACCTGGCACTGGGCCGGTTCAAGGCTGTCCCTGGTTCCGCCAGACACTGGTTGCCACTGGTCAGCGTCGATTACCTGGTAAAGATGATGACCTGCGTGGCGTTCGACCCGTCGATGGCCAACCGGCAGGTCCTGGCGCTGTATGAGCACACCCCGAACCTGCAGGGTATGCTCGAGCAATTGGCACAAACGCTGGATATAAAGCCCCCCCGCCGCCATGTACCCATAGGGTTGCTGAAGTGGCTATTGGCGATTCCCGGCCTGGCCACCCGATTCTCGATCAGCACCGAGTCATTGAACTTCATCCAGACTCAGCGCTTCGACATGAGTGACAGCCAGCAACTGGAACGAAAGTATCAGTTGGCACATCCCGACATGGCGCGAACGTTGGAAAAGACCGTGCGCTACGTCCAGGGTTACTTGCCCTCTCGTCATGTTCACACTTCTGCAAAACCTGGCGGAAGATAA
- a CDS encoding MerR family transcriptional regulator, producing MNVGELERRSGVGRHTLRYYEQLGLIVAHRQANNYRSYSDQTVVDLAFIQSAQSGGFSLAEIGDILAAKRGNTIDCAQGAMLVASKMADIQAKITTLQAAYVLLDAERAKLEASAIANGLTIPHLPAI from the coding sequence GTGAATGTTGGAGAGTTGGAGCGCCGGAGTGGCGTCGGCCGCCATACATTGCGTTATTACGAGCAACTCGGGCTTATCGTGGCCCACCGCCAAGCCAACAACTACCGCAGCTACAGCGACCAGACCGTTGTTGATCTGGCCTTTATTCAAAGCGCCCAGAGCGGCGGTTTCTCGCTCGCCGAGATCGGCGACATCCTTGCGGCCAAGCGGGGTAATACGATCGATTGCGCGCAAGGCGCGATGTTGGTAGCCAGCAAGATGGCCGACATTCAAGCGAAGATCACCACGCTGCAAGCCGCCTATGTCCTTCTGGACGCGGAGCGTGCAAAGCTTGAAGCCAGTGCCATTGCCAACGGGCTGACCATTCCTCACCTGCCTGCGATTTAG
- a CDS encoding RNA polymerase sigma factor, whose amino-acid sequence MSFEPAKPTLLSTLVRHYDYLVDHIRRRFGDRSMARDVVHDVCVQLLERGEKDDVRTPLALLRKISHDTAVSRYRSDRRRGAWVEAISELPEVACPAATPMTRYDSEREFQLLVDAITDLPPRCQAVFVMHKIHEIPQAEVAARLGISIKTVEKHLRLGLAACRQRLGRDEVHP is encoded by the coding sequence GTGTCGTTCGAACCCGCCAAACCGACGCTGCTGTCTACATTGGTACGTCACTATGACTATCTGGTGGACCACATTCGCCGACGCTTCGGCGACAGAAGCATGGCGCGCGATGTAGTGCATGACGTGTGCGTGCAGTTGCTTGAGCGCGGTGAGAAAGACGACGTCCGAACCCCACTGGCCTTGCTACGAAAAATCTCCCACGACACCGCCGTGAGTCGCTATCGTAGCGATCGCCGCCGAGGCGCCTGGGTAGAGGCTATCTCCGAGCTGCCTGAGGTGGCCTGCCCGGCAGCCACCCCGATGACCAGGTATGACAGCGAGCGCGAGTTTCAACTGCTCGTCGACGCTATCACAGACCTCCCACCTCGCTGTCAGGCTGTTTTCGTCATGCACAAGATTCACGAAATCCCCCAGGCAGAAGTAGCCGCTCGCCTCGGTATCTCCATCAAGACAGTGGAAAAGCACCTGCGCCTGGGGTTGGCTGCGTGCAGGCAACGGCTTGGGCGCGATGAGGTGCATCCGTGA
- a CDS encoding FecR family protein: MTKQPEQAPLDEALGRHREELKQLFPMPPSRPAPSKAVKSAGITLALAIAFAALAWLNPAYKSERFATAIGERRAVLLGDGSKLLLDSGTHVDISWRLLSREVDLRAGQALFDVSSAVYRPFVVSAGLAKVEVLGTLFNVRRLDNDAVRVSLARGRVDVTAAAAAQAPVTLRPGQQVDSIGGQLMPVAKADASRAMAWKDDRIVFEQTPLDEAVSLLRLYRKAPIELSDPSLAALKVTGVFEAHNVDLLLDLLPSILPVAVLREGDGSVRIQPKSTRK; this comes from the coding sequence GTGACCAAGCAGCCCGAACAGGCGCCGCTGGACGAGGCCCTGGGGCGACATCGTGAAGAGCTCAAGCAGCTGTTCCCCATGCCGCCGTCCAGGCCTGCGCCCTCGAAAGCGGTGAAGTCGGCAGGTATCACGCTGGCGCTTGCGATCGCCTTTGCAGCCCTGGCGTGGCTGAACCCTGCCTACAAGAGCGAGCGTTTCGCTACCGCCATTGGTGAGCGGCGCGCTGTGCTGCTGGGCGATGGAAGCAAGCTGCTGCTCGACAGTGGCACGCATGTCGATATCAGTTGGCGTCTGCTCAGCCGCGAAGTCGACCTGCGCGCAGGGCAGGCGCTTTTCGATGTGTCCTCGGCCGTGTACCGCCCCTTCGTGGTATCCGCTGGCCTGGCGAAAGTCGAGGTGCTCGGTACGCTGTTCAATGTTCGCCGCCTGGATAACGACGCGGTGCGTGTGTCCTTGGCCCGTGGGCGCGTGGACGTCACCGCGGCGGCTGCAGCACAAGCGCCTGTCACCCTCAGGCCAGGGCAACAGGTCGACTCGATTGGCGGGCAACTGATGCCGGTTGCGAAGGCTGACGCCTCCAGGGCGATGGCATGGAAAGATGATCGCATCGTGTTCGAGCAGACGCCGCTGGATGAAGCGGTGTCGTTGCTGCGCCTCTATCGCAAGGCCCCCATCGAGCTGAGCGACCCAAGCCTGGCCGCACTCAAGGTGACAGGGGTGTTCGAGGCGCACAATGTCGACCTGCTACTGGATCTGCTGCCAAGCATCCTGCCCGTCGCCGTGCTGCGAGAAGGGGATGGCAGCGTCCGGATTCAACCCAAATCGACAAGAAAATAA
- a CDS encoding TonB-dependent receptor translates to MHFPLRSRQLRLSLLASSLLIAMSAQGREKVNVDLPAAPLGEAINALAQQSSVQIIFASDLGAGRNAPAVKGRFTPEEALQTLLKDSGLQVQAKDERTFVIVAQGTPASSPAPHSVPVEMAQMEITASRTSSSLVSATRQSTVLEHEQLQELRQGSESLATVLAKAIPGMSDSSRTVTEYGQTLRGRSMLVMVDGVPLNTNRDSSRNLANIDPALIERVEVIRGSSAIYGSGATGGIISITTRPAGGENRAETSLSATSPLTRLGSDGLGGQFQQYFAGSQGAVDYSFDFGTRHIGASYDAHGDRIAPEPSQGDLFDSNIYNIGGKLGLHIDENQRIQLAVSHYDARQDTDYATDPSVAKLPAGSVPANAIKGLDLDEQNRIRNTLVNLEYENLDILGSRLSAQMYYRDYFTRFTPFDARAVATRGGNIDQIMQNSEVFGSRLTLRTPLGDSGSTELVWGGDYNQERSDMPLDVFDPAAYDASGGLVFDKTGKLTYMPPLRTRSAGAFAQLQHRFDEHWSIDGGLRYEYSTAEFDDFVPLSESTAASPVAVKGGDIDYDAVLSNLGIVYSPVLGQEIYASFSQGFQLPDVGIQLRNARRGFDIDASNLEPVKTNNYELGWRGELGSNTLGTLALFYTTSKLGDVQSFNNGLILTRTKERIYGAEASADWLSDDAVWGAGGSATWMRGREKPDGKGWQDMTGYRVPPLKLTAYVQYKPTLDWSNRLQATFFDAKDYRLDGVDSFGRHQVSSYTTVDLVSQYQISTDDKVSVGIQNLFNRDYYPLYSQLLRNNNNTSHLPAPGTVLTASYTHNW, encoded by the coding sequence GTGCATTTTCCCCTCCGCAGTCGCCAACTACGCCTGTCATTGCTCGCCAGTAGCCTGCTCATCGCAATGTCGGCCCAGGGCCGGGAAAAGGTGAACGTCGATCTCCCCGCCGCGCCGCTGGGCGAGGCCATCAACGCGCTAGCACAGCAGTCTTCGGTGCAGATCATCTTTGCCAGCGATCTCGGTGCAGGCAGAAACGCGCCTGCGGTGAAAGGGCGGTTCACACCTGAGGAAGCACTTCAAACGCTGCTCAAGGACAGTGGCTTGCAGGTACAGGCCAAGGATGAGCGCACGTTCGTCATCGTCGCGCAGGGTACCCCTGCATCCAGCCCCGCACCCCACAGCGTGCCCGTGGAAATGGCGCAGATGGAAATCACCGCCTCGCGCACCAGCAGCAGCCTGGTTTCCGCAACGCGGCAATCCACCGTTCTGGAGCATGAACAACTGCAGGAGCTGCGCCAGGGTTCAGAAAGCCTGGCCACGGTACTCGCCAAGGCGATTCCTGGCATGTCCGACTCCAGCCGCACCGTCACCGAGTATGGCCAGACCCTGCGCGGGCGCAGCATGCTGGTCATGGTCGACGGGGTGCCGCTCAATACCAACCGCGACTCTTCGCGCAACCTGGCCAACATCGACCCGGCACTGATCGAACGGGTCGAAGTCATCCGTGGCAGCAGCGCCATCTACGGCAGCGGCGCCACGGGGGGCATCATCTCCATCACCACACGGCCTGCAGGTGGCGAAAATCGTGCCGAAACCAGCCTGAGCGCCACCTCGCCGCTCACCCGCCTGGGCAGCGATGGCCTGGGGGGGCAGTTCCAGCAGTATTTCGCAGGCTCTCAGGGTGCGGTGGACTACTCGTTCGACTTCGGTACCCGCCACATTGGTGCCTCGTACGATGCGCATGGCGACCGGATCGCCCCGGAGCCCAGTCAAGGCGACCTGTTCGATTCGAACATCTACAACATTGGCGGCAAGCTGGGGCTGCACATCGACGAGAACCAGCGAATCCAGCTTGCAGTCAGCCACTACGACGCCCGCCAGGACACAGACTACGCTACAGACCCAAGCGTCGCGAAACTCCCCGCAGGCTCTGTGCCGGCCAATGCCATCAAGGGCCTGGACCTCGACGAGCAGAACCGCATTCGCAACACCCTGGTGAACCTGGAGTACGAGAATCTCGACATTCTCGGAAGCCGGCTTTCTGCCCAGATGTACTACCGTGACTACTTCACCCGCTTCACCCCGTTCGACGCCCGGGCCGTTGCCACCCGTGGCGGCAACATCGACCAGATCATGCAGAACAGTGAAGTCTTCGGCAGCCGCCTGACCCTGCGCACGCCACTTGGCGACAGCGGCAGTACCGAGCTGGTGTGGGGTGGCGACTATAACCAGGAGCGCAGCGACATGCCGCTCGACGTCTTCGACCCGGCGGCTTATGACGCCAGTGGCGGTTTGGTTTTCGACAAGACCGGCAAGCTCACCTACATGCCCCCGCTGAGGACGCGAAGCGCCGGAGCGTTCGCCCAGCTGCAGCATCGCTTCGACGAGCATTGGTCTATCGACGGCGGCCTGCGCTACGAATACTCCACCGCCGAGTTCGATGACTTCGTTCCGTTGTCTGAATCCACGGCTGCCTCCCCGGTGGCGGTGAAGGGTGGCGACATTGATTACGATGCGGTTCTGTCGAACCTGGGCATCGTCTACTCACCGGTACTTGGCCAGGAAATCTACGCCTCTTTCAGCCAGGGCTTTCAATTGCCCGATGTGGGCATTCAGTTGCGCAATGCGCGCCGTGGTTTCGACATCGACGCATCGAACCTGGAACCGGTCAAGACCAACAACTATGAGCTTGGCTGGCGAGGAGAGCTGGGTAGCAACACCCTCGGCACCTTGGCGCTGTTCTACACCACCTCCAAACTGGGGGATGTGCAAAGTTTCAATAATGGCCTGATTCTGACCCGCACCAAGGAGCGCATCTACGGCGCTGAAGCCAGTGCCGATTGGCTATCGGACGATGCGGTGTGGGGCGCAGGGGGGAGTGCGACCTGGATGCGCGGGCGAGAAAAACCGGACGGCAAAGGCTGGCAAGACATGACCGGCTATCGCGTTCCGCCGCTGAAGCTGACCGCCTACGTGCAATACAAGCCGACCCTGGATTGGAGCAACCGCTTGCAAGCCACGTTCTTCGACGCCAAGGACTACAGGCTCGATGGCGTGGACAGCTTTGGTCGACATCAGGTGAGCAGCTATACGACAGTCGACCTGGTCAGCCAGTACCAGATCTCCACTGACGACAAGGTGAGCGTCGGCATCCAGAACCTGTTCAACCGCGACTACTACCCGCTCTACAGCCAATTGCTGCGCAATAACAACAACACCAGCCACTTGCCGGCACCCGGCACTGTGTTGACTGCCAGCTATACGCACAATTGGTAA
- a CDS encoding GNAT family N-acetyltransferase, whose translation MEPVSLLPKLLVRKPVSADAAAIAILHIRSWQSAYEGLLSSRYLSALDSSVERRVGFLRQAIESGNPSIRVAELNGQVVGWVSFGPSRDQDAVDGTAELMAIYLAPTFWAHGIGTALWAEALQAIRNNGYQRVCAWVLDGNERAKRFYLKHGFTAQAASQRVFEENSEPLAITRFGLMLEP comes from the coding sequence ATGGAACCCGTCAGCCTGCTACCCAAGCTCCTTGTTCGCAAGCCCGTCAGCGCTGATGCCGCTGCCATTGCCATCCTTCACATCCGCAGTTGGCAGAGCGCCTATGAAGGGCTGTTGTCGAGCCGTTACCTGAGCGCCCTGGACAGCAGTGTGGAACGCCGTGTGGGTTTCCTGAGGCAGGCAATCGAGTCTGGCAATCCTTCCATTCGCGTAGCCGAATTGAATGGGCAGGTGGTTGGCTGGGTTTCCTTCGGCCCTAGCCGCGATCAGGACGCTGTGGATGGCACTGCCGAACTGATGGCGATCTATTTGGCCCCGACCTTCTGGGCGCATGGCATAGGTACGGCTCTGTGGGCAGAGGCCCTGCAGGCGATAAGGAACAATGGGTATCAGCGGGTCTGCGCATGGGTACTTGATGGCAACGAGCGCGCCAAACGCTTTTACCTCAAGCATGGTTTCACTGCGCAGGCTGCAAGCCAGCGCGTCTTTGAAGAGAACAGTGAGCCACTTGCGATAACCCGCTTTGGCTTGATGCTCGAACCCTGA
- a CDS encoding GNAT family N-acetyltransferase: MDLLIAPAAPEDLAGIAAVTVKAWQTTFQGILPDAFLAGLTTEAQQQRHQALFAVSGVIYHVAKVAGEIVGFCSGGPNRSPGFGEANELYGLYLLPHWQGQGVGRQLLLAVAMQLQAPGRQGLLAWVLTDNPNRYFYRRCGGREASVRSIELAGQSRPLTGYRWSSAPPADTRVFNPDHYLETLGGRVFSQSRNADAWRLTLLALEAALTRSGPKARLLFVVGMQAAGKTTWIEQHRGAGDDNGCLYFDAALPRRVHRAPILALAARVGVPVSAVWVRASVEQALARNALRRADHQVPRESIEAVAAAFEPPCRSEGFVEVVEVTGND, encoded by the coding sequence ATGGACTTGCTCATTGCCCCGGCAGCCCCTGAGGACCTGGCAGGCATCGCGGCCGTGACGGTGAAGGCCTGGCAGACAACGTTTCAGGGCATCCTGCCGGATGCATTTCTGGCCGGATTGACCACCGAGGCTCAGCAACAACGGCATCAGGCCCTGTTCGCTGTCAGTGGCGTGATCTACCACGTGGCCAAGGTAGCGGGCGAGATCGTCGGCTTCTGCTCGGGAGGGCCGAACCGAAGCCCGGGGTTCGGGGAGGCTAACGAGCTCTATGGTCTTTATCTGCTGCCGCATTGGCAAGGACAGGGCGTTGGGCGCCAGCTGCTGCTGGCCGTGGCGATGCAGCTGCAAGCGCCGGGCCGGCAAGGTTTGCTCGCCTGGGTGCTGACGGATAACCCGAATCGGTACTTCTACCGACGCTGCGGTGGCCGGGAGGCGTCTGTACGGTCCATTGAACTGGCAGGGCAATCACGGCCGCTGACGGGTTATCGTTGGTCGTCTGCCCCTCCAGCCGATACCCGAGTGTTCAATCCAGACCATTACCTTGAAACGCTCGGTGGGCGCGTGTTCAGCCAATCGCGCAACGCCGACGCTTGGCGGCTCACCCTGCTGGCGCTGGAGGCTGCGCTAACGCGCAGTGGCCCGAAAGCGCGATTGCTGTTTGTCGTGGGCATGCAAGCTGCGGGGAAAACCACCTGGATCGAGCAGCATCGTGGGGCAGGGGATGATAACGGTTGCCTGTATTTCGATGCAGCACTGCCGCGGCGCGTGCATCGTGCACCAATTCTGGCGTTGGCCGCGCGCGTTGGCGTGCCGGTCTCGGCGGTCTGGGTTCGTGCCTCGGTGGAGCAGGCACTGGCACGCAATGCGTTACGCCGCGCGGATCATCAAGTGCCGCGGGAGAGTATCGAGGCAGTTGCGGCTGCATTCGAGCCGCCTTGCAGGTCAGAGGGGTTTGTCGAGGTTGTCGAAGTAACGGGCAACGATTGA